A part of Bernardetia sp. genomic DNA contains:
- a CDS encoding MFS transporter, with the protein MKNKSFILFLLAAANFTHIMDIMIIMPLSDRLMKLFDIVPQQYTLLVSAYSSCAFVAGLLGAVYLDKFDRRTAFLFVYAGFAVATFTCSFVPNFYFFLIVRGIAGFFGGIIGALVLAIASDLFAAKERGKAVGMIMMAFSVASVIGVPTGLYLAIKFNWHAPFQLLGALSFIIWIISFKYIPSLRIHLDNQAKADAASGHIETRKEALLKLLNSKNARIALLLTFTLVVGQFMIIPFITPYMIRNIGFEESQITLIYFIGGGFTIFTSPFFGRYVDRFGARRMFNIILPISFVAVGLLTHLNVISDSVPVWVALCATTFFFVFGSGRMVPAQTQLTMAIPSSRRASFMSLNSSVQQLGSAMASIIGGFIVIEANTPTKELVYYNWVGVLAVCIGVSALFVFPLIKSVKD; encoded by the coding sequence TTGAAAAACAAATCTTTTATTCTCTTTCTACTGGCAGCAGCTAATTTCACTCATATTATGGACATTATGATAATTATGCCTTTGAGTGATAGACTAATGAAACTTTTTGATATAGTACCACAGCAATACACACTTTTGGTTTCGGCTTACTCGTCGTGTGCTTTTGTGGCTGGACTTTTGGGCGCAGTATATTTAGACAAGTTTGATAGAAGAACAGCATTTTTGTTTGTTTATGCAGGCTTTGCAGTGGCTACTTTTACTTGTTCTTTTGTTCCTAACTTTTATTTTTTCTTGATAGTTAGGGGAATAGCAGGTTTTTTTGGTGGAATAATAGGCGCATTGGTTTTGGCAATCGCCAGTGATTTGTTTGCAGCTAAAGAACGTGGAAAGGCAGTAGGAATGATTATGATGGCATTTTCTGTGGCTTCCGTAATTGGTGTTCCGACAGGCTTGTATTTAGCTATAAAATTTAACTGGCACGCTCCTTTTCAGCTTTTGGGAGCATTGAGTTTTATTATTTGGATAATCTCTTTCAAATATATCCCTTCTCTACGTATTCATTTGGACAATCAGGCAAAAGCTGATGCAGCAAGCGGACACATAGAAACTCGCAAAGAAGCATTACTAAAATTATTGAACTCTAAAAATGCTCGTATTGCGTTACTACTAACATTTACACTTGTGGTAGGACAGTTTATGATAATTCCATTCATAACTCCTTATATGATTCGAAATATTGGCTTCGAAGAGTCTCAAATTACCCTTATTTATTTCATTGGTGGAGGTTTTACCATTTTTACTTCTCCTTTTTTTGGACGTTATGTCGACCGTTTTGGAGCAAGAAGGATGTTCAATATTATTTTGCCTATTTCATTTGTGGCTGTGGGGTTGCTTACACATCTAAACGTAATTTCGGATAGCGTTCCTGTTTGGGTGGCTCTTTGTGCTACTACGTTCTTTTTTGTTTTTGGAAGTGGACGAATGGTGCCAGCGCAGACGCAGCTTACTATGGCAATTCCAAGCAGTAGAAGAGCAAGTTTTATGAGCTTAAACTCTTCTGTACAACAGTTAGGTTCAGCAATGGCTTCTATAATTGGTGGTTTTATTGTTATTGAAGCCAATACACCTACGAAAGAACTGGTTTATTATAACTGGGTAGGCGTTTTGGCTGTCTGTATTGGTGTGAGTGCGCTTTTTGTTTTTCCTTTGATAAAATCTGTGAAGGACTAA